The Thermacetogenium phaeum DSM 12270 genome segment AGAAAAAGGTTGCGAACAGCACGGATAGAGTTTTGTAGATCCTGGAACGCATCTTGACCCTTCTTTTCTTTTTTAGAAGCAATTCTCTCAAGATGCCCGGGATTCCTGCTATTTTAAGAAACAAGGGCGGTACTATACTGCAGGTGAAAATCAGGCGCAGCCGGCTTTTACTTGCGAAGCAACAACCGCCGGAAGGCTTTCTTACCGCGACGAAAGCAAAGACTGCAAAAATTTTCGGAGCAGGCAAGAGAACCCCCCTTGCCTGCTCCTGCCGTCCCGAATCTGAGCAGGTGTCGAATTGATCTGTCATGAAAATAGACCGCATACCCTGCCGGGTATTTTCATGCTCTGTTGGTGCCGCCGCTGGCGGCATGGTGGCCTACTGAGTGCATATTATCCGGTAGAGGGCTCTGCCGGCTTTTCCTCTTTCTCTTGTTTCTGTTGCATCATGACCTGCAGCCTTTCCAACAAACTCGGCGCCAGATCGATCAGGCGTTCGGCGATAGGGTTTCCGTCAACGGGAAGAAGTCTGACCTGGTTCTGACCAACCACGAGAAAACCGACCGGCCTTACGGAAACACCCCCTCCGCTTCCCCCTCCAAACGGTAAAGCTCCTTCATCCTTCCTTCCACCATCCGGCTGGTAGTCCGCTCCACCGGCTGCAAAGCCGCAGGAAACCCGGGAAACCGGCATGATGACGCTTCCATCCGGAGTTTCTACCGGATCCCCCACGATGGTATTGACGTCAACCATATCTTTAATGCTCTCCATGGCGGTTCTCATGAGAGTTTCGATCGGATGGTTCGCCACTCCTGCTCACCCCTCTTCTCCATGTGATCTTTATCCACCAGATCAAAAAATAACTAAATGTGTTTATAATATAACCCAATCGCGTCATCAATATACAGTCCAGTCTGGTTTCCAGGCGAGGGGAACCAAAGTGAGGAGTGACATCGACCCGCAAACCTTCGGAATCAATCTTTAAGAAACGGGATAAGCCTCCCAGAGCAATTCCTTTTGCAGCCCAGATCACCCCGGTAGCCACACCGGTAAGAGCGTAATCCTGAAAGCCAAGATCCGTTTCCCACACCAGTCGCCTGCAGCGACTGTTCTTCGCCAATCTTTCAGCATTCCTGATTAATTCCCGAGAATAAGGAAACTTTAACCCTCCCCACCGGGTAAATGAGAAACGGGTACGCTCGTCGCTTGCCGCTCTTCCCTGCGCCTTAATACCCAAGGTGTTGACCAGCCGGAAGCTTTTTTCGCTCCGCTCACCTAACAACTTGGTGCCGACGGCCAGTCTACCCTGAAAAATCCCGAACTTCAGAAAAAGAAAATGCCCCTCTGCCTTCCACCGGTAGTAGAAGTGAACCTCCACCGGCATCACCAGGAGAAGAAAGCCCACGGTAAAGGCAGCCAAACAGAAAAGAAAAAAGAAATCAGCCTGGCGCAAACCCCATCACCCCCGGCTATCTTTTGCCTGAAATGCCATCTTCGCCATCAAATATTAAGGTTTGCGCCTGTCGAAAAAACTATTCTTTTTAAGGAAAATATTTATTCTTCTCTTTGCTCCAGTTCGTCAAGGGGCGGCAGTTCCGAGAGGTCTTTAAGCCCAAAATATTCCAGAAATGCCGGGGTGGAACCGTAGAGAATCGGCCGACCGTGACCGCTTCCCCTCCCGACCTCCTGGATCAGTCCCCGCTCCATCAGGACGGCCAAAATATGATCCACCCGTACGCCCCGGATCGCTTCGATCTGAGCCCTTGTAACAGGCTGGTAATAAGCAATAATGCTTAAAGTCTCCAGGGCAGCACGCGAAAGCGGAGGGGTTTTCTCTTTTTCCTGCAAGAGCTTTTCGACATATGAGGAGTATTGCGGGCGGGTAACCAGCTGGTAACCACCGGCAACCCTTGCCAGCATAATGCCTCGCCCCGGCCTGTTATAAACCTCCTCTAGGCTGGTGAGAAGCTGTTCCACATCCGCCTCGTCCAAACCCGTCAGCCGGCTGAGCGTGTTTGCCGAAAGCGGTCGCGATGCTACAAAAAGCAGGGCCTCCAGCACCGCCATTCCTTCCTGCGGAAAGATCAGCGGCATTTCGCTCCCCCTTTCTCAAATGACCATCACGCCAAAAGATGTATTTCGCCCGTCTCCCGGTCCTGCCAGACCTTGATCTCCCCTTGAAAAACGAGCTCGAGAACGGCGAGGAAAACGGCAATAACCTCTTCTTTACCGGATTTATCGGTGAAGAGTTCCCTGAAAAGAAGGCCTTCCGGCCTTTCTTGCGCCATTTTTTTGACATTTTCAATCGCTTCTTCGAGATCACAGGCTGAATTCTCGACCACATAGGCAGCGGGCGGTGACGGCCGTTCGGCCAGAACCCTCTGAAAGGCCCTGACGAGTAGGGATACATCCTCCTGGACACCTCTTTGCTCCCTGACGATATTTAAAGAACGGGGGTAGCTGCGGCGCCATTCCCTGGCGCGCTCGTCCAGGATCGCAGCCGCTTTCACAATTAAAAGGTAGTCTTGTAAGCTCGTCTCTGCTAGACCTTCCTGGTCATCCTCCTCATTACAATATCCTCTCTCCTCTTCCTGCCTTCTCGGCCGCGGCAGCAGGAGGCGCGCCTTTAAAGACAAAAGAGCAGCCGCCAGTACCAGAAAGCGGCCGCCTTCCTCAATATCATTAGAACCCGTTCCTCTGAAATGCTCAAAAAACTGCTCAATTATGGAAGAAACAGAGACATCTCTTGCCGGTATTTCCTCTTTTTCCAAAAGTCTTAGAAGAAGATCCAGGGGCCCATTATATACTTCCAGTTTGACCTGGTATTTCAATTCCCATCGCCGCCCGCACTTCTTCCATAGTCTGGCAAGCTTTCAGACGCGCCCGTCTGCCTCCCTCTTTCAAAACGTCCCAAACATAATCCGGGTCGCGCTCCAGTTCTCGGCGCCGCTCCCAGTAAGGGGTAAGGAATTCGATCAGGGTGGAGGTCAGCCTCTTCTTACAGGGCACGCACCCGATCTCACCCTTTTTACAGCTTTTTTCTAGATCTTCCACAACCGGTTTACTGAAAAGGCGGTGGAAGGCGTAGACGGTGCAAACATCGGGATGTCCGGGATCGGTGGCATGAATCCGCTC includes the following:
- the ytfJ gene encoding GerW family sporulation protein, translating into MESIKDMVDVNTIVGDPVETPDGSVIMPVSRVSCGFAAGGADYQPDGGRKDEGALPFGGGSGGGVSVRPVGFLVVGQNQVRLLPVDGNPIAERLIDLAPSLLERLQVMMQQKQEKEEKPAEPSTG
- a CDS encoding DUF2953 domain-containing protein — its product is MRQADFFFLFCLAAFTVGFLLLVMPVEVHFYYRWKAEGHFLFLKFGIFQGRLAVGTKLLGERSEKSFRLVNTLGIKAQGRAASDERTRFSFTRWGGLKFPYSRELIRNAERLAKNSRCRRLVWETDLGFQDYALTGVATGVIWAAKGIALGGLSRFLKIDSEGLRVDVTPHFGSPRLETRLDCILMTRLGYIINTFSYFLIWWIKITWRRGVSRSGEPSDRNSHENRHGEH
- the scpB gene encoding SMC-Scp complex subunit ScpB, with amino-acid sequence MPLIFPQEGMAVLEALLFVASRPLSANTLSRLTGLDEADVEQLLTSLEEVYNRPGRGIMLARVAGGYQLVTRPQYSSYVEKLLQEKEKTPPLSRAALETLSIIAYYQPVTRAQIEAIRGVRVDHILAVLMERGLIQEVGRGSGHGRPILYGSTPAFLEYFGLKDLSELPPLDELEQREE
- a CDS encoding segregation and condensation protein A; this translates as MKYQVKLEVYNGPLDLLLRLLEKEEIPARDVSVSSIIEQFFEHFRGTGSNDIEEGGRFLVLAAALLSLKARLLLPRPRRQEEERGYCNEEDDQEGLAETSLQDYLLIVKAAAILDERAREWRRSYPRSLNIVREQRGVQEDVSLLVRAFQRVLAERPSPPAAYVVENSACDLEEAIENVKKMAQERPEGLLFRELFTDKSGKEEVIAVFLAVLELVFQGEIKVWQDRETGEIHLLA